Genomic window (Xenopus laevis strain J_2021 chromosome 3S, Xenopus_laevis_v10.1, whole genome shotgun sequence):
AATCACAATGGGGCTCTGTTCATGGGCCTTGGGTATAACTATCATACAGTAATGATTATTGATAGTAGTAGTCGAATATTgctttccaatatacttttaaattATTGTGTGTAACTTAAACAATTCTTACCGTAATACATTCCAGTGAATCCCCACCTGTAGgagtgaaaataaaatacattattcccAATACAAGGAAGAGCTGGATGTCCTATAATATATCACAGTCCATAGGCAGAACACACTAGCTTGCTGTCTCTAATAGTCAATTATTGAAGCTGTTTCATTATAGACAGTAAGTTTGCTCCAGGtccagtaacccaaagcaaccaataagatttttgtttttaaacagttgaccTGCTGATTGGTGAGTATTACTTGTTTCACCCATTCTTACGTTCCCAAATATGTTCTGGAAATCTGATCAAGGATGGAATCATTGCTGTTGGGTGCAATGTACCTCAATAAtaagtattataataataacaataataataataattaggggtATTTCTCATGTGGCCTGTAACGAGAGCACCCGGCTCCTGGCTGTAGCTGCCATCAGAAATAATTTAGTATTGGGTTTGCGTGTTGGCTTATAGGCCTTTGGAGAATGCTAATATTTTAATGTTTCCTTCAGATTAGGGGCCCCAGCATTTCCTGCAATACCACCCTTTCCCCCCTAAACAAATCTGTACATACCAGTCCCAGCATCCATTGGGGTTGGACATGTTGGACTTGGCTTGAGGGTACAAGATAATGAAGTTATTCAGATCGGCCACCTGGTTGTAACCTGCGTTTCTGGCAAATCGGTCTCCGACTTTCTCTCTGGAGAGCAGAACAACCAAAACTGTTTCATTCTCAGCAGAAAGTCACATGTCTAAGAATGGCCCAGATGGCCCCAATATATGAGCTCTATTATTTCTCTCATTGTTAGAgatgtattacattttatatctaaTGAGGTACAGAGTGGTCCCTAGGCAgtgaataatgataaaaaaaaacagtgaccgTACCTTCCTTGGAGGCATCCATGAAATACAATGTGGAGTTTGCACTCTGTAACGGCAACGAGACAGAATTGAGTCAGAAATGTTTATAgtcaacatataaataaataggaaaatatttAACTGGCCAATGGTTAGCCAAAGAGGGCCCTTATAATAGAAAGAATAACACTCTATGttttctcatagcctgtacagagagaaataatataactatggcagcataggtattccctgtactaagcacaattcagcaggaacagcctcctaagtttgctcatagtctgtacagagagatactataaatCCATGGTGTCGGTggtgtacagactatgaacaaaatTATAGGAACTGTTTTGTTCAGACTGTGCTTACTATAGGGGAATAGTTAAATATATGTTGGCTCAGTACAGGCTATGCACAAACACAGGGGCTGTTCTTGCTGAACAGTgcttgaaaggagaactaaacccttacaatgaatgtggctaaaaatgccatatcttatatactaaacttattgcaccagcctaaagtttcagcttctcaacagcagcaatgatccaggacttcaaacttgtcacagggggtcacgatcttggaaagtgtctgtgacactcacatgctcagtgggctctgattggctgttgagaagctaagcttagggctcgtcactaattatccagcagaaaatgagcttccctgtaatataagctgatgctacaggtttgctgattattaaatgctgatgctaattgcactggtttctgtgctgccatgtagtaattatctgtattaattactaatcagccttatattgtgacatttctattctatgtgtactgtatattgtgagtgggtccctaagctcagtaactgacagcagcacagagcatgtgcagtgaatcagcagaaaagaagatggggagctactggggcatctttggagacacacccaaatgcattaaagtctatgagtgacaattttttttctcccaatgaagtctatgagagTCTTTTCTGCGTGAAACTCATCAAAATATTCACTCATCCCTACTGGCATAGtgttattacatactgtatatctgtacatACCACCTGGGGTTATGTTGCTAACCTATATTGGGTTACTTACTTTCTCCAGACTGGCAGGAAGAAGGAACATACACATATCCAGCTGTGTCCATCCCATAGGTGGAAGGAGCGGCCCAGTTAAAATATTCCGACTGGTCATACAGAATTAACTGGCAACATAACAAAAAAGCAGAAATGAATAACTAAAGGGATACACTGAGATCTGAAGGCTTAATAAATACACTAAATAAATGAGGGTATGTAACAGCAGGTCAGTGCCAGTCATAATATTACCTGCCCAGTGAGTTCTGCAGAACTGCTTGGCTTCTGTAAGTAAAGATGAGAAGTTGTTTTATTAGTGTGTTATTGCACATACATTtcactgctgaattgtgcttagtacagaggaaaacctatgctgccacagttaaatgggatctctctgtacagactatgagcaaacttagggggctgttcctgctgaattgtgcttagtgcaggggaatatctatgctgacatagttttatgggatctctctgtacagactatgagcaaacttagggggctgttcctggtgaattgtgcttagtacaggggaatacctatactgccatagttttatgggatctctctgcacagactataagcaaacataaggggctgttcctgctgaattgtgcttagtacagggaatacctatgctgccatagttttattggatctctttgaacagactatgagcaaacttaggggactgttcctgctgaattgtgcttagtacagggaatacctatgctgccatagttttatgagatctctctgtacagactatgagcaaatttaggggactgttcctgttgaattgtgcttagtacaggggaatacctatactgctatagttttatgggatctctctgtaaagtctatgagcaaactaagggggctgtccctgctgaattgtgcttagtacagggggtaTACCTACTGTATGCTGCCATAGGCTATGTACAGATTCAGGGGGCTGTTCCTGtcgaattgtgtttagtacaggggaattaatttacacaaaaataaacaatggccCTTTATTCCAAATAACCTGTAACGGGCACACTGGGTATGTAAGCAGAACTAGTCATTACCTGGAGATCTCCATAAATGTGGTTCAAGGCTTCATAGGCTCCGTTGTAATCGCAGTTGTTGATGTAATTTAAATTGGTTAAGCCGCAGGAGCCTCCATAGCTGTCGGTTGGCTATAGAAATAAACCAATAACATAAATTAGTTATTGAAAGGTAGGTCCAAATCAGCACTAGTATCTCAGCATCACGCAGAAGTCAAGTTGCAGTTGAAGAACAGTGGGGAGATGCATTCTCCATAGACAGTGATAGTGCAGGACAACTACAGCTACTGTGGTTCTGCTGAATGTTCAGTGCACCCAGTAAGCTATGCAGTGCAAGTACCCACCATGCCATGCTGTGCTGGGACATCATAGACTGTTTTGATGGCTCCAGGACTAGTTATAAAAGATGTGTAATACTCCTCCAGCTTCTTTACCACTCCTGCAAATTGAAATAGAAATTAATAGTAAATCCATATTGTTGTATATGATTCCTAACTCCTAATTTTATCTTAGGGTTTGAGAATCAAGAGGAGAACCTTCCTGTACTCTCTAGAGTACATAATTGGAATCCTGGTGGCAGCTCTTTGTGACCCAAGAATAACAGACAGACCCAAAATGGGTAGGGTGGTGGTGGGTGCCTGAGCGTAACCAGGCATGGTCAAAGGTATGAGATGTCAGCAGAACATTGAAGATCATGCACAATTTTCCTTAGGGATCTCACCTGGGACAACCACTGTGTCTTTGGAGCCCGAGAAGATGAAGACTTTCTGCCCTGCGAGGTTGGATATGGGGTCGAGGAGCATGGAAGTGGCATAACTCTTGGTTTTACTGACCAGGGTGTTGACATTAATACTGTAGGGTAGTTTCATGCAGGCATTGGTGGCAGTAAGCATGCTTCCCTGGGCACAGTAAAAAGGACCTGCAACAGAGCAACCACCATCAATTAGAAGATCTTACAGAAGTTAGTAGTTAGTAGTAAAGTAgacactgacaaaaaaaaaaaccttaattgcaCATACAAGAAAATACAACTTTACTGAGCAATAttcttgtaaaaatataaaatattcaacaGTCCTGTACCTCCAGCAAAAAATGCAGCTCCCACCATCTTCTTGGACTGGGCAAGGTGGTACTGGTTGGCCATATAAACTCCAGCAGACAAGCCAGACACGCTCAGTATACTTTCTAGGTTATATATACCTGCGTAGATAAACGAAAGAGAGAGAAGGCAGCCATCATTCAAAGAGGCAGGAGAAAGAACAAGATTTCATCCTAGTGACATCGCAATGCCAACGGAATTAAGCCAACCTCTGCTCTTCCCATTCATTGTCAGACACAACTACTATCTCCCCTGTAAGCTCCACATTTTCTGGGGGTCCATGATCTAGGACTATGGGGAACTATAATTGACTCATAAGTGCCACTAATTGGATTAATCAGGCTTTTATTGCATGTCACCTCTATGTTTTAGCCAGCACAATGGGGCTTTCAAGCCAAACTGCTACACAAAGTAGCTCCAACAGAAGACTCTCCATTGGAGaacttttatatgaaaaaataacaattgTTAGAGGTGGTTAGAGGTCCCAGCATCTATGGTTTCCCAGTGACCCCTCATCTCATCTTCTCAGCCTGGCACTGCCTTTCTAACAGAGATATAATGAAAGGAAATGAGTGCCTATTTACGTACCTAGCTTTACTTGTCCATGGCACAAGCCAATCCAAGCCAGCAGAAGACACAAGACCTTCATCTTTACAGGGAGAGCACTGATACAAAGAGCTGGACCTCTAGAGAACAAGCTTTCAGTTTTTGAGGCTCTTAAAGGAGGCTATGGTTTATATACACATGAGACCTGGGTTGACCTGCAAGCAGGTGCTTGGGGAACCATGAGAAAACTGATAGTTGCACAGCTTTAACTGGATTTGGAATCTGATGATGATCTCCTTTGAGTGCTGCTTTTATGTTAGTAAATAACAGTCATTCGTTTAGAGAAGGCAAATTTCAGTAACTGCCCCAGCAGATCTTATAATCTAAAGTCCCTACCACATTCACAGACACTAGGGCCAGTTTTAGCAGAAACCAATGGACATGCCTGAATTTTTTTGGAGTGTTGGAGGAAACCTGTGCAGGTAATAGAGATAGTGTCCAGGTCAGAATCAAATAAGATTCCAGTAGTGCAAGACCAAAGTGCTAACCAGTGATCCACCATATCCAGCCCAGTCTTCTGCTGCAAATCCTACCATACCTACCTTCCTTATATCCATCCTAGGCCTATGTTGTACTGGTGGTAAAACCAGGGGTTAGTAAGACATCTTACCTAGCTAAATGTTAACTTCTGGTGTCCTAAGCTGAAATAGGTAATTGATGAAGGCCCCAAAAAAGATACTGGTGAACACCAGTGCCAGCAAAGCTCTGTGGCtaggggcagggccgccatcagggggggacaggggggacaagcgtacccggcccgggcatgaaggggggcccgtcagcgctgcattttttgaagttcCGGGCCCCcccgtacgtcctccctctgcgttgccgaatgcggaagtgctgaaaagccaaagccgatgcgccgaaaagacccaaagtcacggaaaaagccgaagtcctgaagcggcgcaaagacccgaagtcacgaaaacagccgaagtcctgaaacggcgcaaagacccgaagtcacgaagcgccgaaaagacccgaagtcacgaaaacagccgaagtcctgaagcggcgcaaagacccgaagtcacgaaaacagccgaagtcctgaaacggcgcaaagacccgaagtcacgaaaggaggcgaagttgaagtactgaagccatgagttcaattctactgaacaccagtttgtgtatttttttttttttaatcccctggccaccaatgtattattttaatattctataggcccctgccaccaatctttttgtaaaacattttttttggggccccaatttttttttaacttgtatggggccccttgccaccaatgtttttgtttttgttttttataaaaaaaaatttggggccccaattttttttaacttgtaagggggcccctgccacattttttttttaaattttttttggggcctcaatttgtttttaacttataagggggcccctgccaccaatgtttttttttaaaaaaaacattttttttaaaaaaaattgtatggggccccaatttttttatcttataagggggcccctgccaccaatgttttttttaaaaaaaacattttttttttaaaaaaaaaattttggggccccaattttttttaacatataagggggcccctgccaccaatgttttttttttaaaaaaaaaaaaaaacatttttttaaattttttttttttaaatttttttttggggccccaattttttataagggggccctgaccatcaatagctttttataacttgatgtctgtgtggtcttttaactgcgatgtggagtgggcggcatatggggtggagctttgtcgtcagtgtgggcggggcccagggggccccaaaaatttgttgtacggggccccgtgatttctaatggcggccctggctaggGGGCATGCTAGTTTTTCAAATACACAATATTGAATCATGTGACATTATAAAGCTTCCTTTATATGGCTATTTAAATAGGATATTCATGGTAATATCCGGGTATTCTGGTTAGACTGGGGCATTGGTGGCCCACAGTGGATGTAACACTGAGAGTCCTCCTCTCAACCACCAGGGTCCTCCCCCCCATAAGCGTACTGCATCATGTCTTGTGCCTGGGTAACAAGTTGgtgctctatatactgtataaaggctaAAAAAATCCCCCCGCCCCTACATCCAGAAGGGCAGTATACCTCGCTTTCCCAGGGATCATTTATGTAATTTTACAGAAATAGGTGTAATGTCCCTTTAAGAGCCATATACTGTATCAACAGAGACGAGAtttctttttctgatttatttatgGTTTAAGGGGCGgaattcgaatttctagctaatttctgtgtactttgactagagatagtccaaattctatttgagttggaaaaaaattcgaaaattcaaatattgaaatttatcatgtactgtctgtttaaaaattcgaccatgaCCATTCGTCACTAAAACccgccgaattgctattttagcctatgggggacctcctagaagccattaggagtcaattggtggactttgaaaaatcaaagattatttttggaaaaactttgaatcaaattcgatcaaatacttcgattcgtacgatttgagtACGATCAAAAACTGGCCTATTCACCcaattttggtcttttttaatttgaatttcgaagttatgggagttcaaaaaaactcccattacttagaaattcgacccttgataaatcttcccctaagtgtgaaaaaataaaaagcatccaAAAAAAGTTTGGCATCACAGTTCTGATGTCACAATGATGTGTAATAGAAAAGATTACTGTCATCTCCAGGCGCTACAGCATCACACAATCCTGCACAGTAAAGCAATGCAAAGAAGGATTTGTATTAGTTCCATTGTCTCTCTAAGGATGCAGGCGGGGCTTAGAGGCGTATAGAACAATAGGTGCCTCTTCAATTTGCACTCAAATATAGGTGGTTGGATTGCTggacagcatcaacgaacagatgcagtccatgatccgatgggatttttagccctgtcTGACTGACATCTGTCCAACTttgggccagatatcaattgggtaaagctgccgacagaccaagtcggcagcttattggcccgtgtatgggggcccccgacgggcttccccgatcgagatctggccgaaagtcggccagatctcgatcggatggggttaaaaatcccgtcggatcgcggccgcatctgttcgttgatgcggtcccgcgatccgaccgcccgtttggcgaacgctaggatccgatcgttgggccctagggcccacgatcggatcagcccgatattgcccacctcaaggtgggcatatcggagggagatccgctcgtttggcgacatcgccaaacgagcggatctatccgtgtatggccaccttaagcctgtcggagggccccatacacgtgcctataagctgccgactcggtctgtcggcagcttttaatggcccgtgtatggccacctttagatctaccaggcagctgttattttgtgttagggagctgttatctggttaccttcccatttttctgttttcaggctgctgggggtgaagggagggggtgatatcactccaacttgcagtacagcagtaaagagtgactgaagtttatcagagcacaagtcacatgactgggggcagctgggaaactgacaatatgtgtagccccatgtcagatttcacaattaaacataaaaaaatctgtttgctcttttgagaaacagatttcagtgcagaattctgctggagcagaactattaactgatgtgttttgaaaaaaaacatgttttcccatgacagtatccctttaaatattgcgGAAATGCTGCAcaaaatgttttgggcttctgtgcccaAGGCCCCCaccgccctttagcagggaagagctGTACCTCTAAattatctccccatcttctttactgCGGATTGGGTTGTTGTCCTTTACCTGAGTTTATGACAGGTGGACATAATTtcctaaactacaactcccagcatcctccattaGATTGAACCACACTTTAAATGTATAAAAGGCAATCTTTATTAGAAATTCATTAGCCTTATAAATTCATAACCAGCacagtaaaaacatttaaaaacaattaggCACCAATATCACCATTGAGAAAAGTGTTTTATATATCAGTGAAaaagaatagtacaggtatgtgatctgttatccggaaacccgttatccagaaagctccgaataacggaaaggccatctctcataggctccattttatccaaataataaagggtaggactacaggaacgattttggcgcgatccgacgtgctgcggtaaaaataaggtaagagatagaattgtcgcatggtgtcacagcgttgatctgacgcgacacgactgtgggattcagacgcagcgtgcagcctAATTTTTGTCGCATGAGTTTTGtcacagcacgtcggatcgcaccGAGATCGTGTAATCCTAcccaaaacagtagcttgtacttgatccaatctaagatttAAGAATTAGTTCTTAtcggaagcaaaatcagcctattgggtttatttaatgtttacatgattttctagtaaacttaaaggataggtaaaccttaaaaataagtgaatgtaaaattgatgagggtgatattctatgcacttttgcaatgtacattcattatttttaaattccaagatattaaaagatacatctgctggtcattttctgaccagtctgaccaccacgtagtcaaggaagttgtcaggagaaagaaagaggctgctctgattttcttctgcttaggaaagatttgagaaaggtttctaattgttttcctaagcagaagaacatcagagcagcctctttctttctcctgacaacttccttgactacttggtggtcagactggtcagaaactgaccagcaggtggcgctgttgtaacaaaattcattcatattaacagcacacgtatcccataatatcttggaattttaaaaaaagaaataatgaatgtactttgcaaaagtgcttagaataacaccctcatcaaTTATACATTtacttacttatcctttaaggtatgaagatccaatttaagtaaagatccgttatccggaaaaccccaggtcccaagaattctggataacaggtcccatacctgtactatacttttTCACTGatatataaaacacttttttcaccgGTGATATTGTTGcctaattgtttttaaatgtttttactatCCTCGTAATTCATATGGCTAATGAATTTATATGGCTAATGAATTTGTAATGAAGATTgtcttttatacatttatacattgaaAGTGTGGCTTGATCTaatggaggattctgggagttttagtttgTGTTTATTGCGTTACCTCCTTTGAACCCCCCCCGCCTAGTATTTCTACAGTTTAAAATTAATTGGTTAATGCGGAAAGGTTAAGGGTGGATTATGACTAGGGTGACTGctctaaaattatattattattttgaattcatgtaaaaaattttttactctACTAAAATTTGAAtacactcgaaattcgattgggaggttatttaagaaaaaaaaactcgaacggaTATTACCGAAAAAACTTGATGTCAGTAAGGCTATGAACTTCTTCatattggtcactggacctctcccattgacttctacatgaactcagaaggttttaggtggcgaatagtcaaatttgaattattaagagggtaaaggtttgataaatctcgaatttcaaTTCACATTCAAATCGAGtctggattattcccaattcaatttgtgagttttgacttgataaatctgccacttagtgtTGGTGAACATAATTTCCTGTTTGATGATTTCCCATGACCCCTTAGCTTAGTTTTCCAATAGCAGCCGTctaaagcacactgagcatgtgcagtgcaactgacacaaaaaaagatccaagatggggagctgctgggtgCAACTGTGAAGGCCTAGATTATTATATCAGTTATCATTATGGATCGTTAttgggctgctgaacctctaggCTGGTACACTacataaaaaaagcatttctatctatattattttctggtctttctcatttaataaataaaaaaaacacagcagtttttgaaatataggaaaaaaaaccaAGGTTTATTAAAAACACTAATTTGACCAAATATGAATCTAACAGATTAGTGACTAGTATAAACAAGAGTACATTTCCTCGGGTTCTGGTGCTTAGATGATGTACACACAAACAAGCAGTAACGCATAAAAACTACCTGgggctgctgaaaaaaaatgatCCCCCAGAGAGGTTGCATAtcagttaatgggagaagtcccgaataTATCTTGATCTGCAATgggtttgtgcaataatccaaagagttTGTGGTTTTCGTGGCAAAAATCcgaaatgttttggatttttgaattttttacccaaaaactcagattttttcggatggaaaatccaaaaatccaaaagatttgttttttcacaggtttttcctgcacaggaaattttcgggaaaatgtattgataaataagggggggaaAACCTgcgcagatttggttggagtatttttcataaaattatgagataaattctagggatgca
Coding sequences:
- the LOC108712601 gene encoding uncharacterized protein LOC108712601, encoding MKVLCLLLAWIGLCHGQVKLGIYNLESILSVSGLSAGVYMANQYHLAQSKKMVGAAFFAGGPFYCAQGSMLTATNACMKLPYSINVNTLVSKTKSYATSMLLDPISNLAGQKVFIFSGSKDTVVVPGVVKKLEEYYTSFITSPGAIKTVYDVPAQHGMPTDSYGGSCGLTNLNYINNCDYNGAYEALNHIYGDLQKPSSSAELTGQLILYDQSEYFNWAAPSTYGMDTAGYVYVPSSCQSGEKCKLHIVFHGCLQGREKVGDRFARNAGYNQVADLNNFIILYPQAKSNMSNPNGCWDWWGFTGMYYANKNGYQMTGVERMMLRTLGK